DNA from Ziziphus jujuba cultivar Dongzao chromosome 2, ASM3175591v1:
attCAGTATTCGTAACTTCTTCTATTACAATGATTTTGGCATATTGGTGTGCACACGAGGAGTTCATGAGGCTTATCAAAGATCAAATTAGCAACATCAAGCCCGAAATATACGATTAATCATCTTAGTCCACTGGCTTGACCATCTCATGTGCCAATTTTACACGGTATCTGGATGGATAAAGAAAATATGTTCTTATATCATTGATTTTGCGTCGGTTTTACTCTTAATCCACATTTAATTCTATCCGGATGGTTTCAATCATAaaatcactatatatatatatatatatattgttttcccttttaaattagtttttgtTTGTTGAGGTAGTACCCACATCGCTTGTAGGGAAAAATTTCTAGTGGGACAATCTTATGAGGTCCCATAGGACCgttttattaaagattttcTACCTTTGTACAGAGAGTTTTTTATTGAAAACTTTAATAAATGGCAAAAATGGTTGATGTGgtttgcaaaataattaaattaaaataaaaaaaatcattaaaacccaaaaaaaaaagaaaaagaaaaagaacaagaaaagtcATTGTATGGGGAAAGAATATATTAAATCggggaaaattttttatttcttagatggttaaaataaaaaaaaaattacaagaataAATTGGGGAAAGAAATTTAAACGGGGAGGAAATTTTACATGAGAAAGtaggaaaacaaaaatggaattttgacacgacaaaataggaaaaaaaattcaaacatttaactggggaaattttttaagttaaaagaatttttaaaatggcaaaaatagaaaaaaaaatcaaaatattaaattggaaaaatttgaTTTGGCTATTTTAAAATCCACAACAACCATTTTTGTCACCTGTCAAAGTTTAATAAAAGGACCATATAGAGGTAGATAGTCCAAGAATCAAGTAATTTTTTATGTGTgtctattttactttatttattgtatatacCCGtttgtattaatattttattttataagaagAGAATAAATAGCAAATATCTAAAATGCTAGGATTGCTTTtaccccccccccaaaaaaaaaaaaaagatagtttTACAAGAAGAGCAACATGGCAGCACCATAAGAAGACTCATTGTAGCCCTGTATGCATATAGCTTAtgcacagatatatatatatatatatatatatatattgcttcttTCTCCGTTtgcatttataataaaattcccGCCATATGCGGTATCGTTTTGAAGCtttcaaatccatgaaatctTAATGACACCACGATTGTATCAGTCTCTTAAACCAAATATTGCACCCACGTAGTATAGCAAAGCTAACAGATCCAAAACACACAGAgaagaaacagagagaaaacagagagatTATATCAATGGAGGAATACTTGAGAAGGAACTTCGAGGTAGATGCCAAAAGACCCTCTGAAGAAGCTTTGATGAGATGGAGATCTGCGGTCTCGGTCGTCAAGAATCCTCGCCGAAGATTCCGAATGGTTGCAGACCTTGCCAAAAGAGCCGAAGCCGAAAGAAAGCGCCTGAAACTTCAGgttttacatttatatttgcattccattattatatatgaaaacaccatttttttaatgctttcaCCAACATGCACATGGATTGGTGGTGGTTGAGGGAGTGAAAACTGATTCTGGGTACATCTTAAATTCAAGTTTTGCCAAGTAAATCatcgtattttttaaaaaaaatatttttcttttaaagtttaaTTACTTGTACTAAAAATGTCAATATTCCAGTTTTGGTGAAAACTAAACGGATCAgatttgtttttgttcataGCAATTTGCAATATCTTCTAATTGTGTTTCCAGTAATATCACTGAGAACAACAAATGCAATCAAAGTTAACCAAACTGTTAAATTTTGTTATGGTATTGAAtctaaactagaaaaaaaaaaaaaattcaaggattGCCGCGGCGGCCGGTCAAATTTCtgacttttatttgttttggatgTTATATATGAGCCGGGCAGCAATTGCTATTATTAACGTGTTTCATGTTCATACATAAATAATCTGTTGGATGGTGAGGTTGTCCAACAAATATTCATGTGGATTATATTGTCGGAATTACATGTAATCTGACATTAATCACCACTATTAGCTCGCACAtgcaggaagaagaagaagtgtgGTTGTAAAGGATTAAGTCTAATGataatgtggaaaaaaaaaaaaaaattcaaccaaGACAGCTTTCTCAACACGGTTATTTGGAAGACAGAAGATTCTTTTGCCCCATATTGTAGACATtcctttaacctttttttttttccccggtTTCATATTTGCCGTTTTTTCTTTCACATTTCCTAGGGAACAAGGGGTATACTATTAGTAGTGTCATGATCagtaaaatatgaaatattttatagaTATCGATTACCCGTCTCTATCAGTTTGTATATGAATTCTGCCTAAACACTCTTCCTTTGTTTGGATAGGAGAATTAGttcatttttttggataaaaattaatgtttaatatatatttcttttattacttGACATGTATTTTTAAGTACATAAATTATTATGTACGGAGTTTAATAATTTGCTATAGTTAGTTGACAATCAGAGGGAGATAATATTAGTATAAGCTGAATTAATCAAAGCTAAGAACTATTGaggatctataaaaaaaaaaaaaagagttatttTCCCTCTCTAGATTAACAACTATCAACAGTGATAGTATTTTGGTCAACTTTTAGATAACTTGGAAAAGAAGGAGTAGACTTCTTGAGTCTATAAGttaatagttaaaaagttatgagttATAGACTATCAGCAATGGTAGTACAGTTAAAATGTTAAAGCTATTAGGATCTATAGCTTTCTCCAGATTAGAAAACTGACCATCAACAATGAAGAGAGtttagtatagataaatatagAGTTTATTATACGTAAATATAACTTTGGGTCAACCTTTAGATAACTTGGAGATGAAGGAGGATAGACTTCTTGAGTCTATATTACCAACAATTCTTTCCAATCATTCTCAAACTTTATTATTTCTCTTTGCTGTGATTTCCCCATTATTTCATATCATTTAATTCCATACTCATCATTTTAAAACCCAcctatttgaattttgaaatggtcCTGATCAAAGTTTAGAAATGGATTGGTATAGATTGATTTGCTTGAGATTAAGAAATCTTGAATTTTGCATTTTGAACATAGAGTAAATTTCATGGATATTGCAAATGAGACTCGAAAATAAAGAAATGGTCTCTGTCATTATGTATGTTTATTCATTGTGACTCATTCATTTTTTGAAATGTCATTGCTCTTGTCGTAGTTTAGCGGCAACCCCACGTTTACTTTTCAATCATCAAGCAAAGCGACATTAAAGATGCTTTCTCATTTGCTTTTGCAGAAAAAAAGTCATCCTTTATGGACCTATCCGATCACATTCTATTACCTTTTGATGATGAATTTCTTCACTGGGGCCGACTAATGGAATTTATACAAACACTTTATCCAATTAGCTTGTTTGACCTTTCTTTAGAGTTTTTTCCAAAGTGCTACTGGAAGGAAATCATAGGCAGAGTACTGACCATTTATGTAAATTGTATATCTAGAGAAAATGTAAATTTCTTGGTTTTTTCCCATGTCTAGAACTTATTCACATTAACTCTTTGTGGTCATATAGGAAGAGACATATCATAGTGAAGCATATTTCATAGTTTCTTGGTTGGTGATATCCCTGAGCTTTCAAGTCCATTCTACGTTCAGAAGAGATGAATGTTATAGTTGAGAATGAATTCCTTGAGCTTTTACATGCTTTTTATTTAGAAAAGGTACTTTAACTTATAATTACTAAGTTCTTAGAAGACATTGTTAGTGATGTTTTGAACACAACTCCATGCTTCAACAGGAAGAAACTAAGGTTTCCTTGATCTGGAAATTACTTAGACATAGCatactaattttaattatattagattcacccaaaaaaaaaaactataatatattAGTTTGGCTCAAGTTGCACAAATTTgggggaaaaaattaaaaaaaaaaaaaaaaaaaactgtgctcTGCAGCAATCTGACACCTTCTCATAGATGATTCTAAACTCTGAATCAAAAAGTTCTTTGCTTGGATGTAAGGCAGTAGATATCTAATTAACCTTGAACATAGAAATTATCTGTTCTCTGCAACTATTTTTAAAGCTGTTTACATTATGCTCTCATTGATTTTGCCAGGAAAAGATACGAATAGCCCTATACGTGCAAAAAGCAGCACTGCAATTCATAGCTGGTATAACATCTTCAGGAGTATTACCCTTGCATCTCACTTCTTATAGAGTTCTATTTTCCTcatgggtgttttttttttttttttaatggtttcttttttggtgaattttgtATATAAAGCTGGCAATCGAGTCGGACACTATAAGCTAACCAAACAAGTTAGTGATGCTGGTTTTAGCATTGAACCTGATGAACTTGCATCCATTATCCGAGCACATGATGCAAAGGGTGTTGAACAACATGGAGGAGTGGAAGGATTAGCAAGAGATATCTGCGTTTCTTTGAATCATGGTGTTATCTCAAGCGAAATACCTCTTAGgcaaaatatatatggtttcaATCGTTATGCTGAGAAACCTCCTAAAGGTTTTTGGATGTTTGTCTGGGAAGCTTTGCAAGATTTAACACTGATCATCCTCATGATTTCTGCTGCTGCTTCTAtgggtgttggaattgcaacagAAGGTTGGCCACAAGGAATGTATGATGGCTTAGGAATTATACTCAGTGTTTTATTAGTAGTTATGATAACTGCAATCAGTGACTACAAGCAGTCTTTGCAATTTAAAGATTTGGATAAAGAGAAGAACAATATTATTGTCCAAGTTACTAGAGATGGATGCAGACAGAAAGTTTCTATCTATGATTTAGTGGTTGGAGATGTTGTTCATCTCTCTATTGGAGATCAAGTTCCTGCTGATGGAATTTTCATATCAGGCTACAGCTTATCAATCGATGAATCTAGTTTGTCAGGTGAGAGTGAGCCGGTTGATGTTGACAAAAATAAGCCTTTTCTTCTATCAGGGACAAAAGTTCAAGATGGGTCTGGAAAAATGCTAGTTACTTCTGTTGGTATGAGGACTGAATGGGGAAGACTGATGGTCACTCTAAGTGAAGGTGGAAACGATGAGACTCCTTTACAGGTGAAGCTTAATGGGGTTGCAACCATTATTGGGAAGATTGGTTTGGCTTTCGCCGTGCTGACATTTTTGGTTTTGACAGCAAGGTTTTTGGTAAACAAGACGGTGCACCATAAAATCACTCACTGGTCTTCACAGGATGCATCGGAGCTTCTAAATTACTTTGCCACTGCAGTGATCataatagttgtggcagtcccGGAGGGATTACCTTTGGCGGTGACACTAAGCCTTGCCTTTGCAATGAAGAAATTAATGGCTGATAAGGCACTTGTGAGGCAGCTCTCTGCCTGTGAGACAATGGGTTCTGCTACTTGTATTTGCACTGATAAAACCGGAACCTTGACAACAAATCATATGGTGGTGAACAAAATATGGATCTGCGAACAAACTAAAACACTAAAAAGATACGACGATGAAAACTTATTGAAGTCCTTGGTTTCTGAAAGTGTACTAAACCTTTTTCTGCAATCTATATTTCAGAATACTGGCTCAGAAGTAGTCAAAGGAAAAGATGGAAGGAATAAAATCATCGGCACTCCAACAGAAACTGCTTTAACAGAGTTTGGCTTGCTTATGGGAGGTGATTTCAAAACTTATAGTAAGGAGTATAAAATTCTGAAGGTTGAACCTTTCAACTCAGTGAGAAAAAAGATGTCTGTGCTTGTGGCTATTCCCGGTGATGGTGGGGTTCGAGCATTCTGCAAAGGAGCATCGGAAATAATCTTAAACATGTGTGACAAGGTTCTCAATTCTGATGGGGAAGCTGTGCCTCTATCTGAAGAACATAGGAAAAGCATATCAGATGTGATAAATGGGTTTGCTTGTGAAGCTTTGAGAACTCTATGCACTGCTTTCAAGGATATAGAAGATTCTTCTAATGTAGATACAATTCCTGAAGACGGTTACATACTAATAGCTGTTGTTGGAATTAAAGATCCTGTTCGTCCGGGAGTTAGGGAAGCTGTAGAGACTTGTTTGGCTGCTGGGATTACAGTGAGGATGGTCACTGGTGATAACATTAATACTGCTAAAGCCATAGCCAAAGAATGTGGTATTTTGACAGAAGGTGGTTTGGCAATAGAAGGGCCAGATTTCAGAAACAAAACTCCACAGGAAATGGAGGAAATAATACCAAAACTACAGGTTTTTCACCAATTCCCATTACTGAGATTTGAAGTtcttattggaaaattttgtttttacttgCTTTAATTGAACCAAATCTGTGTAGGTAATGGCTCGTTCATTGCCTTTGGACAAACACACCTTGGTTTCTCAATTAAGGAATGTGTTTAAAGAAGTTGTGGCAGTGACTGGTGATGGGACAAATGATGCTCCAGCTTTGCATGAGGCAGACATTGGACTTGCTATGGGTATAGCAGGAACAGAGGTTGTAGAACAGACAAACATGCATCTTtctttaaattacttttaactTTCTATTCATTTGGTAgtttttatattcattattaGCTAACATCCTCTTTTCCTCATATTACCAACAGGTTGCCAAAGAAAATGCAGATGTTATCATAATGGATGATAACTTCACAACCATAGTGAATGTTGCTAGATGGGGACGAGCCGTCTATCTCAACATTCAAAAGTTTGTACAGTTTCAGTTAACAGTCAATGTTGTTGCTCTTATGCTCAACTTTACCTCTGCATGCCTCACAGGTTTGGCTCATTCTTGGACAATAACACTTTATCTTCCTATTGCTATTTTAGGGTGTAAAAATTGGGTCTACATTTGACCTTGTGAAAGTGACTTAAACAGGTGCTGCTCCACTTACTGCTGTTCAGATGCTTTGGGTCAATTTGATCATGGACACTCTTGGTGCTCTGGCTCTTGCTACAGAACCACCAAATGATGGGTTAATGAAAAGGCCACCAATTGGTAGGAATGTCAATTTCATCACAGGGACAATGTGGAGAAATATCATTGGTCAGAGTATCTATCAGATTCTGGTCCTTCTAGTCCTCAAGTTTAATGGCAAAAGGCTCCTGAACCTCGAGGGTTCAGATGCCACTATGACTCTCAACACAGTCATTTTCAACTCTTTTGTGTTTTGCCAGGTACTACTTTCTTATCTAAACATCTTAGAACTGAATTTTAAAACCCAAAACAATATGTAACATCTTTCGTTTTCGTTGAACTTTTCGTTTATAGGTATTCAACGAGATTAACAGCCGGGACATGGAGAAGATTAATGTTCTAAGTGGTCTTTTTAGTAGTTGGCCTTTCATGATGGTTATGATGTCCACAGTAGGTTTCCAAATCATAATAGTTGAGCTTTTGGGCACTTTTGCTGAGACTGTGCCATTAAATAAGGAGTTGTGGTTAGTCAGCGTGTTGATTGGAGCCGTAAGTTTGGTTATTGCTGTTATATTGAAGTGCATCCCAGTTGCAAAGACAGAGCAGAGTAAGAGACATCATGACGGGTATGAAAGACTCCCAAGTGGGCCAGAGGTGGTATGAAAGAATAAATATGGAATATTCATGGAGGACCTCCTGCAGTATCTCATGGAGGATCTTTGATTTACAGCTGGGGCTTTTTGAATTTTGGGATTTAATAGTTTTTGCTCTTTTGGTTGTTTTGGGTTCCTCAAACCAACTTtctaattttgttgttttctttgtacattcaattttttttcctttttttattattattattattttttttataatgaaatttttgtcAAGGCTAGTAACTCTGTTTACCTTCAGGTGATTTTCATTTGTTGGGTTGTCCTAGCACGGTTCATGCTGGGGATGGTATATTGCTATATGGATAAGAAATTTATTAGTAACAAAATTTTCTTAAGAGCAATGGTCTATTATTCTTATGGCATCTTATGGCATATTCCAAATCAACCATATAGAACAAGGTAAGAGGCTGATGTGCTGGCTTCCGTGCAAAAAATTCAGATTTCAATCTagaaatagaaggaaaaaagtGTTCCTTGTCGagaacaagaaaacaaatggaaaatgagaaaagaaaattgagttCCAAGTAGATCCTAGAATGAACTCAAACTACTACAAAATTCCTACCTGTCAAGAACAATGGGATTACAATTTCCTAATTCAGACTTCTTATTCCACATTCTCATGTCCAGTTGTCCACAGATTCTCTCACCCATTGAATGcacaaactaaaaagaaaaagacaaaaaaaaaatctgagatTCTCTGCTTTTCCTTGTTTCCACTTTCAGCTTGACATAGGGCTTTTTTTCTGATCTAACCTTCCATTCATCTCTCGCTACTGAAAAATATTACAACTCCAACGCCAGTAAATGTTAAAGCAAACCAAGTTACTCTATTCGTCTTACTGTTGttcttctgcttttttttttatgatgtttaaGGAATCCCAATCCTCTCTTTATGTAAGGTTTCGTGgtcatgaagaaaaaaaaaagtaggtcCTCAAATTAGATAGAAAGGGCAGTGGCAGCTCATCTTGGGTATGTTACAACTCAGAGACACCTTGTTTGAAGTTGCAAGGCATACATTTAGTATGTCTTTTAGCGGCTCAAAATTAGTCCTAGCTCCCAACCAACTGGCTTAAAACACAACTTAACAGTAAGCTAACATTCCCTACACTCTACAAATGTAAATTTTCAATTCTACATTTGTAAATTTCCCAAGAAAATGTCATTATCCAAAGTACAAAACATTTGGAGATCCGTTACTGTTGTGAGGGGTCAGCTTGCTTATTGACAAACAGCTTGCTTATATCTTCAGTCACAACATTGCTCCTGCCAAAATAATACCCAAAATAAGATCAGCAATGGTATTTCTTCCATGTAAATTAGATAAACAGGCgttttcaaaattaagatgaaagaataaaatccgattgattaaatagaaaaaataaaattcctgAAAGGATTTGGTACCAATATGGCCCACTTTGCTAATAAAAATGAACGTTAAGCCATCACCAGACAATTCCATTTCATCTTTCATCATTTTTGGAGTCTAAACGTAAACCCAAGAAGTTAATTGACCCAGTGGTAACCAAACAGACAGCATTTTATATTCCCAAACCTTATGATGCACATTTGGACTTATTTTACATATCATACAATTTACATTACAGAAACAGGCATTCCATTCAAATATGACCTCTTTACAATTTCTGCAATATATCAACCTGTTCTATGCTCTTAATGCCTACTTTTACTAGGTTTTCTTTGAAGCTTGCCCATTCATCATAATATCAAATTCACTGTCATCCCTCTACTCCATATTTCATTAGGCCGTcaaaaacagcaactaaaactggtagaaatatataaataagagcAAGAATTTGAATCAGAACACAAAAAACATGTTCAGGTAGAGATTGCTAAAGCTGCCCTTTAGTTattatagaaagaaaaacaagactTTAGAATCAGATGGAATTCAGCATTTCAAAGAGCTTCAAAACCCGCAAATTAAAACTGATAGAGAAATGGATGAGAAGGCAAAAGATAGTATCTTGAAGCTGGAAAAGCCTTCAATATCTAACAAAGCATAACTGACCTTCCACTAAGCTGGGGTGGAACTAGCATACCACCAACAGTATCAGGAACATTCTTGGAATGGGGCAATGACCCTTTTGGAACTTTACTTCGAGGAAGAGAGGAAGCCAACCCCTTTGAATCTCTCTTCCGCGAAGCATTTTCCGCCATGGCAGCTGCAACTAGGGAAGAGTGGTCGGTCGCACTCACCATGTTTGATGAGAAATCAGGAGAATTCAACAGCAGTGAAGCATCAGGGAGTTTCTCAATTGGAGGTTCTTTTGAATGGGAACTTTCAGGCTTTTGATATGATTCAGAACTGGGTTTCctacacaaagaaaaaaaaaaaaaaaaaaaataggaacaAAATATTCTGAGAAACATCGAAAAACCCCACAAAGGATAAATCTTTATCGCACAAAACAATCAAATCGAACGCAAAGAACAATAACCCATCATAATTTCAAGAACCCTCTTTTTGATTTTCTCGCAAGCCAAACATGGAATTTGAAACAACAATATATAAAGATCGGATTTTTATCTGTGCTGAAAGAGAAAAATTACTGCTTGTGAAGAGGATTGGGAagcggaggaggaggagaaggagtggGAGGTTGGTCGGAGACGTTTTCTTGTTTCTCTGGGAGATCCTCCGGAACGTCGTCGTCTTCGTCCGAGGATGTGTAGTCTACCAAAGACATCCCTGGATTTTAGCTTTTCCTCCAcaaactctctttctctcttcttctacCTTCTTCCTCCCTCGTCCTTGGACAACTGCAATATTTCTATGCCGTTTTACTTGTAATCCTACACCGTTTTAGTTATGGTTGTGTTTCCCTTTTATTCTAGTGTTTTTTTGGGTGCGAAAATTAGAGTAGAAGATTGTTCCGGTTCGACCCCAGACCGGCCTtgcttgcattttatttatttatttatttttatcaatgatGATTTCTATGTATTGCATCAAAACCTTTTGGAAAatcttattttatcttatttagttcgtattttaaaagtaatttctGGTCTCgaagcaaaaaaaatttataatggagcataaaacaatttttttttttttttgtttttgttttttggaaacTAGAGCATAGAAACTTCACTAAAAATGTGAtttgagtttatttatttatatttttaaaatgagttTAGTGAATACTACTTGCAAAACAGATCGATAACAATTAAATTCTCTTTCCATTCAGCCAAGCTTATTTACCAAGTTTATCTTCGAGAGAcattgtcaaaattttttaagtAACATGTTTTTGTTGTGTGTTTCGTACGTGTGATTTTGTGGATTAAAAACtagattatttgaattttaataatgttaaaattatcatttttatttagaaatataatGGCTAAAAAGAAACTGAGTATAAAGAGTTTTAGAATAAGTGCAATGTCTTTTAATTCAGTGTTTTCTTTGATATTTGAGCCTTGAATTCAGTTGTACTGCCAGAATGTTGCAGAGGAATCATCTCCCTTATTACAGGGGTTCAACCTTGGCgtccaaaagaaaaagggaaacaaaaaaaaaaaaaaaaaaaaaaaacaaaaaaagaaaagaaaaaaaggcaaaatttCAACACTTCATTTTCACAAACAACACATTTACAAAATTTAaggatctttaaaaaaaaaaaaaaaaaaaaacattattccATGAATCAACTCCATCAGGTGTCCAGACAACCGCTAGCACTAACTGAAGAACCTGCTACACTAACTAGCTATTTGAAGTAAAAATGTCAAAAGAACAAATAATTACAAGCAACAGGgagagatgatgatgatggcaaATGGAAAATGGCAAATGGCAATGGCATCAAGATTGCTGACCAAGAAGTGATGGCCTGTAAAAAACATGGGTTTGTGCAATCGCGATACGATCTCGGGGGTCATTCA
Protein-coding regions in this window:
- the LOC107417803 gene encoding putative calcium-transporting ATPase 11, plasma membrane-type isoform X1 gives rise to the protein MEEYLRRNFEVDAKRPSEEALMRWRSAVSVVKNPRRRFRMVADLAKRAEAERKRLKLQEKIRIALYVQKAALQFIAAGNRVGHYKLTKQVSDAGFSIEPDELASIIRAHDAKGVEQHGGVEGLARDICVSLNHGVISSEIPLRQNIYGFNRYAEKPPKGFWMFVWEALQDLTLIILMISAAASMGVGIATEGWPQGMYDGLGIILSVLLVVMITAISDYKQSLQFKDLDKEKNNIIVQVTRDGCRQKVSIYDLVVGDVVHLSIGDQVPADGIFISGYSLSIDESSLSGESEPVDVDKNKPFLLSGTKVQDGSGKMLVTSVGMRTEWGRLMVTLSEGGNDETPLQVKLNGVATIIGKIGLAFAVLTFLVLTARFLVNKTVHHKITHWSSQDASELLNYFATAVIIIVVAVPEGLPLAVTLSLAFAMKKLMADKALVRQLSACETMGSATCICTDKTGTLTTNHMVVNKIWICEQTKTLKRYDDENLLKSLVSESVLNLFLQSIFQNTGSEVVKGKDGRNKIIGTPTETALTEFGLLMGGDFKTYSKEYKILKVEPFNSVRKKMSVLVAIPGDGGVRAFCKGASEIILNMCDKVLNSDGEAVPLSEEHRKSISDVINGFACEALRTLCTAFKDIEDSSNVDTIPEDGYILIAVVGIKDPVRPGVREAVETCLAAGITVRMVTGDNINTAKAIAKECGILTEGGLAIEGPDFRNKTPQEMEEIIPKLQVMARSLPLDKHTLVSQLRNVFKEVVAVTGDGTNDAPALHEADIGLAMGIAGTEVAKENADVIIMDDNFTTIVNVARWGRAVYLNIQKFVQFQLTVNVVALMLNFTSACLTGAAPLTAVQMLWVNLIMDTLGALALATEPPNDGLMKRPPIGRNVNFITGTMWRNIIGQSIYQILVLLVLKFNGKRLLNLEGSDATMTLNTVIFNSFVFCQVFNEINSRDMEKINVLSGLFSSWPFMMVMMSTVGFQIIIVELLGTFAETVPLNKELWLVSVLIGAVSLVIAVILKCIPVAKTEQSKRHHDGYERLPSGPEVV
- the LOC107417803 gene encoding calcium-transporting ATPase 4, plasma membrane-type isoform X2; amino-acid sequence: MNVIVENEFLELLHAFYLEKEKIRIALYVQKAALQFIAAGNRVGHYKLTKQVSDAGFSIEPDELASIIRAHDAKGVEQHGGVEGLARDICVSLNHGVISSEIPLRQNIYGFNRYAEKPPKGFWMFVWEALQDLTLIILMISAAASMGVGIATEGWPQGMYDGLGIILSVLLVVMITAISDYKQSLQFKDLDKEKNNIIVQVTRDGCRQKVSIYDLVVGDVVHLSIGDQVPADGIFISGYSLSIDESSLSGESEPVDVDKNKPFLLSGTKVQDGSGKMLVTSVGMRTEWGRLMVTLSEGGNDETPLQVKLNGVATIIGKIGLAFAVLTFLVLTARFLVNKTVHHKITHWSSQDASELLNYFATAVIIIVVAVPEGLPLAVTLSLAFAMKKLMADKALVRQLSACETMGSATCICTDKTGTLTTNHMVVNKIWICEQTKTLKRYDDENLLKSLVSESVLNLFLQSIFQNTGSEVVKGKDGRNKIIGTPTETALTEFGLLMGGDFKTYSKEYKILKVEPFNSVRKKMSVLVAIPGDGGVRAFCKGASEIILNMCDKVLNSDGEAVPLSEEHRKSISDVINGFACEALRTLCTAFKDIEDSSNVDTIPEDGYILIAVVGIKDPVRPGVREAVETCLAAGITVRMVTGDNINTAKAIAKECGILTEGGLAIEGPDFRNKTPQEMEEIIPKLQVMARSLPLDKHTLVSQLRNVFKEVVAVTGDGTNDAPALHEADIGLAMGIAGTEVAKENADVIIMDDNFTTIVNVARWGRAVYLNIQKFVQFQLTVNVVALMLNFTSACLTGAAPLTAVQMLWVNLIMDTLGALALATEPPNDGLMKRPPIGRNVNFITGTMWRNIIGQSIYQILVLLVLKFNGKRLLNLEGSDATMTLNTVIFNSFVFCQVFNEINSRDMEKINVLSGLFSSWPFMMVMMSTVGFQIIIVELLGTFAETVPLNKELWLVSVLIGAVSLVIAVILKCIPVAKTEQSKRHHDGYERLPSGPEVV
- the LOC107417804 gene encoding uncharacterized protein LOC107417804; this encodes MSLVDYTSSDEDDDVPEDLPEKQENVSDQPPTPSPPPPLPNPLHKQKPSSESYQKPESSHSKEPPIEKLPDASLLLNSPDFSSNMVSATDHSSLVAAAMAENASRKRDSKGLASSLPRSKVPKGSLPHSKNVPDTVGGMLVPPQLSGRSNVVTEDISKLFVNKQADPSQQ